The following nucleotide sequence is from Azospirillum brasilense.
GGCGCGGGCTTCAAGTTCGACAACCCGAACGCGACGGGCAGCTGCGGCTGCGGCAAGTCCTTCTCGGCGGGTCCGGGAGGCAGCTGCTCCTCCACGCCGTCGGCCGGCGGCTGCGGCACCGCCCACTAACCCCGAACACTCTCCCCCCACCCGATAACGTCGGGAAAGGCAAGGCGTCATGTGGAACTACACCGACAAGGTCAAGGAACACTTCTTCAACCCGAAGAACGCCGGCGCGCTGGATGAGGCGAACGCCGTGGGCGAGGTCGGGTCGATCACCTGCGGCGATGCCCTGAAGCTGATGATGAAGGTCAACCCCGACAACCAGGTCATCGAGGACGCGAAGTTCCAGACCTTCGGCTGCGGCTCGGCCATCGCGTCCTCGTCGGCGCTGACGGAGATGATCATCGGCAAGACGGTGGACGAGGCGCTGGCCGTCACCAACCGCGACATCGCCGAGTATCTGGGCGGCCTGCCGCCGGAGAAGATGCACTGTTCGGTCATGGGCGCCGAGGCGCTCCGCGCCGCCATCGCCAACTTCAAGGGCGAGGAGTGGGTCGACGACCACGAGGAAGGCGAGCTGGTCTGCAAGTGCTTCGGCATCGACGCGGCGATGATCGAGCGCGCGGTGACCGTCAACAGCCTGACCACGCTGGAGGAGGTCACCCACTACACCAAGGCCGGCGGCTCCTGCCAGACCTGCCACGAGAAGATCGAGGAGGTGCTGGAGGCCGTGCTCGCCAAGACCGGCGCGCTGGCCCCGCCCAAGCCCCACGCCCCCGGCACGGTCGGGCTGGACGCCATCAAGCCGCTAGCCCCGAAGGCCGAGGCCGCCCCGGCGAAGCTGACCAACGTGCAGCGCATGCAGAAAATCATGTTCGCCATCGAGGAGCTGCGCCCGCAGATCCAGCGCGACGGCGGCGACGTGGAGCTGGTGGACATCGACGGCAAGGACATCTACGTCCGGCTGACCGGCGCCTGCTCCGGCTGTTCGCAGTCCGCCGGCACCATGATGGGCGTGCAGGCCAAGCTGGTCGAGGCGCTGGGCGAGTTTGTCCGCGTCAAGCCCGCCTCCCTCCTGCCGGTGGGGGCCTGAGCCATGACCGCACAGGGAATCTACCTCGACAACAACGCCACCACCCGCGTCGATCCGGACGTGCTGGCGGAGATGCTGCCGCTGTTCACCGAGCAGTTCGGCAACCCTTCCTCTATGCACGGCTTCGGCGCCGCGGTG
It contains:
- the nifU gene encoding Fe-S cluster assembly protein NifU; amino-acid sequence: MWNYTDKVKEHFFNPKNAGALDEANAVGEVGSITCGDALKLMMKVNPDNQVIEDAKFQTFGCGSAIASSSALTEMIIGKTVDEALAVTNRDIAEYLGGLPPEKMHCSVMGAEALRAAIANFKGEEWVDDHEEGELVCKCFGIDAAMIERAVTVNSLTTLEEVTHYTKAGGSCQTCHEKIEEVLEAVLAKTGALAPPKPHAPGTVGLDAIKPLAPKAEAAPAKLTNVQRMQKIMFAIEELRPQIQRDGGDVELVDIDGKDIYVRLTGACSGCSQSAGTMMGVQAKLVEALGEFVRVKPASLLPVGA